In Lineus longissimus chromosome 9, tnLinLong1.2, whole genome shotgun sequence, one genomic interval encodes:
- the LOC135493930 gene encoding probable phospholipid-transporting ATPase IA isoform X5, with amino-acid sequence MEEPPHHQPGNIFSVWSNRVTRRARHLLAEFTQMENVDQTSEETEGGQSVNQRVIYLNRAQRHKFCNNKISTAKYSFISFLPKFLFEQFRRYANIFFLFIALLQQIPNVSPTGRYTTAVPLLLILLVSAIKEIIEDFKRHKADTGVNKTEVQVIRDGSWEPLRWQDVCVGDIVKVVSGQFFPADLLLISSSEPQAMCYIETANLDGETNLKIRQGIKDTAGLLTHEDLTQLGGTVECELPHRHLYDFVGNIRPSGRMAFPVGPDQLLLRGAMLRNTGWVFGVVIYTGHETKLMLNSTAAPLKRSTVEKETNTQILLLFMILIILSLICTVASEVWTSKRWKTDWYLAFDELEPSNFGYNLLTFIILFNNLIPISLQVTLEVVKFIQAIFINWDSDMYDEVSDTPAMARTSNLNEELGQVKYIFSDKTGTLTRNVMEFRKCSVAGTVYGNNEESIADFNDDSLIASMMEKKPGAYAIRDFLTLMAICHTVVPEKTPDSDEIIYQASSPDEGALVKAAKKLGFNFTTRTPDNVTIEVMGKPETYQILNVLEFTSTRKRMGVVVRVPAGNIKLFIKGADTVIYDRLADKQQVEETTLQHLEEFATSGLRTLCLACAEISEEFYDDWRHTYYKASTSLQERERKLEEAAELIERNLTLLGATAIEDQLQEGVPESIANLAKADIKIWVLTGDKQETAINIGYSCKLITQSMPLLTINETSLDSTRETLRSRVNEFGDQLKKENEVALIIDGHTLKYALACDCRHDFLDIALSCKAVICCRVSPLQKAELVELVKSKVKAITLAIGDGANDVGMIQAAHVGVGISGMEGLQAACASDYAIAQFRFLNKLLLVHGAWSYIRLCKLILYSFYKNICLYVIELWFAIQSGFSGQILFERWTIGLYNVIFTATPPLAIGLFDRYCSSESRLRFPALYKASQNAELFNVRVFWMWIINSIYHSILLYWLTMLALRQDIAFENGKVGSYLFFGNFVYTYVIITVCLKAGLETNAWTWLSHLAIWGSIISWFIFLAIYSHVYPTFDLGPEMLGMDMYVFNCPIFWMALVLIPIACLVRDLAWKVVRRTLFKTLREEVQELEIKNQDPSKVVLQATKKRLRVLVYRASSLTETARLLKNVFSRSSSRLPQGQTEQQPLLVRYQNKSDCSISVIYSQEHYGYAFSQEEHGVVSQAQVIRAYDSTKAKPEGL; translated from the exons AGTTCACCCAGATGGAAAATGTCGACCAGACATCAGAAGAAACCGAGGGAGGACAATCAGTGAACCAGCGCGTGATTTACCTCAACCGCGCCCAGCGACACAAGTTCTGTAATAACAAGATTAGCACTGCCAAATATAGCTTCATCTCGTTCTTGCCGAAATTCCTGTTTGAGCAGTTCCGCCGATACGCCAACATATTCTTCTTATTCATTGCTTTACTTCAG CAAATTCCCAATGTCTCCCCGACGGGACGCTACACAACAGCTGTGCCACTTCTACTTATCTTACTCGTCTCTGCCATCAAGGAAAttattgaagatttt AAAAGACACAAGGCAGACACTGGTGTGAATAAGACGGAGGTGCAAGTGATACGTGATGGGTCGTGGGAGCCACTCAGATGGCAGGACGTGTGTGTAGGTGATATTGTCAAGGTGGTCAGTGGACAGTTCTTCCCCGCAGATCTGCTGTTGATATCATCTAG TGAACCTCAGGCCATGTGTTACATCGAGACAGCCAACCTCGACGGAGAAACGAATCTTAAAATCCGCCAGGGAATAAAAGATACGGCCGGGTTGCTGACCCATGAGGATCTAACGCAGCTCGGTGGCACGGTGGAATGTGAACTTCCTCATAGACATCTGTACGACTTTGTCGGCAACATCAGGCCGTCTGGCAGAAT ggCATTCCCGGTTGGTCCAGATCAGTTATTACTACGAGGAGCAATGTTACGAAACACTGGCTGGGTGTTCGGGGTGGTCATCTACACAGGTCACGAGACGAAACTCATGTTGAACTCAACAGCTGCTCCACTAAAAAGATCAACAGTTGAAAAAGAGACTAATACACAG ATTCTGCTTCTCTTCATGATATTGATTATCCTGTCGTTGATCTGTACGGTGGCGAGTGAGGTGTGGACGAGTAAACGTTGGAAGACAGACTGGTACCTAGCCTTTGATG AATTAGAACCGAGTAACTTCGGCTACAACCTCCTGACGTTCATCATTCTCTTCAACAACCTCATCCCCATCTCTCTGCAAGTCACACTCGAGGTTGTTAAATTCATCCAAGCAATCTTCATCAACTGGGACagtgatatgtatgatgaggtGTCAGATACGCCCGCGATGGCTCGCACGTCTAATCTCAACGAGGAGTTAGGACAG GTCAAGTATATATTTTCCGACAAGACGGGAACTCTGACAAGAAACGTAATGGAGTTCAGGAAGTGCAGTGTAGCTGGCACCGTCTATGGGAACAATGAGGAAAGCATTGCTGACTTCAACGATGACTCACTCATCGCCAGCATGATGGAGAAGAAACCAGGCGCGTACGCCATCCGGGACTTCTTGACATTGATGGCAATATGTCATACGGTTGTACCAGAGAAAACGCCCGACTCAGATGAGATTATTTATCAAGCTTCATCACCAG ATGAAGGCGCTCTCGTCAAGGCTGCAAAAAAACTTGGCTTTAACTTCACGACGCGGACGCCGGATAACGTGACGATAGAAGTGATGGGTAAGCCGGAGACGTACCAGATTCTCAACGTGTTGGAGTTCACGAGTACGAGGAAGAGAATGGGTGTTGTCGTGCGGGTTCCCGCGGGAAACATCAAGCTATTCATCAAGGGAGCT GACACTGTCATATATGACCGTCTCGCAGACAAACAACAAGTAGAAGAGACCACGTTACAACACTTGGAAGAGTTTGCCACGTCTGGCTTGCGAACGCTTTGCCTGGCATGCGCCGAGATATCAGAGGAGTTCTATGATGATTGGAGACACACGTATTACAAGGCCAGCACCTCGTTACAGGAGCGGGAGAGAAAACTGGAGGAGGCTGCTGAGCTCATTGAGAGA AATCTGACATTGCTCGGTGCGACAGCTATAGAAGACCAGCTCCAAGAGGGTGTACCAGAGAGTATAGCGAACCTAGCCAAGGCCGATATCAAAATATGGGTACTTACCGGAGATAAACAGGAAACAGCCATAAATATAG GTTATTCATGTAAACTAATCACTCAATCCATGCCATTGCTGACCATCAATGAAACAAGCTTAGAC AGTACCAGAGAAACCTTACGAAGTCGTGTCAACGAGTTTGGAGATCAGTTGAAGAAAGAAAACGAGGTTGCTCTCATTATAGACGGCCAT ACGTTGAAATATGCGCTAGCCTGCGACTGCCGCCATGATTTCTTAGATATAGCCCTCTCATGTAAGGCAGTCATCTGTTGTAG AGTTTCTCCGTTACAAAAAGCTGAGTTAGTCGAACTGGTCAAAAGCAAAGTGAAGGCAATAACGCTAGCCATTGGTGATGGAGCGAATGATGTGGGTATGATCCAGGCAGCCCATGTGGGGGTTGGTATCAGTGGCATGGAGGGGCTGCAAGCTGCGTGTGCCTCAGACTATGCCATTGCACAG TTCCGTTTCCTGAACAAACTCCTTCTAGTCCATGGTGCCTGGAGCTATATCCGACTCTGCAAGCTAATCCTTTATTCGTTCTACAAGAACATTTGTCTGTACGTCATCGAGTTGTGGTTCGCCATTCAGAGTGGTTTCTCTGGACAGATTCTCTTTGAGAGATGGACGATAGGTTTATATAATGTG ATTTTTACTGCTACGCCGCCATTAGCGATCGGTCTCTTTGATAGATATTGCAGCTCAGAGAGTCGATTACGATTCCCGGCGCTATACAAAGCATCGCAGAACGCTGAGTTATTCAACGTGCGTGTGTTCTGGATGTGGATTATAAACTCTATATACCATTCCATATTATTGTACTGGTTGACCATGTTAGCTCTCAGGCAGG ATATTGCCTTTGAAAATGGTAAAGTTGGAAGCTACCTTTTCTTTGGAAACTTTGTTTACACA TACGTCATCATTACTGTGTGCCTGAAGGCAGGTCTCGAGACTAATGCGTGGACCTGG TTGTCTCACCTGGCGATCTGGGGCAGTATCATAAGTTGGTTCATCTTCCTAGCTATTTACAGTCATGTCTATCCCACGTTTGATCTGGGGCCAGAGATGTTGGGAATG GACATGTACGTGTTCAACTGCCCTATTTTCTGGATGGCGTTGGTGTTGATACCGATCGCGTGTTTAGTACGAGACTTAGCTTGGAAAGT AGTTCGACGAACACTTTTCAAAACGCTGCGAGAGGAAGTTCAGGAACTCGAGATAAAAAACCAGGATCCTTCCAAGGTGGTATTACAGGCAACAAAAAAGAG ATTAAGAGTTTTAGTATATCGTGCATCTTC ATTGACGGAGACTGCACGTCTGCTGAAGAATGTATTCAGCAGGTCGTCATCAAGACTTCCCCAGGGCCAAACGGAACAGCAACCTC TTTTAGTGCGATATCAGAACAAGTCTGACTGCAGTATCTCTGTGATCTATTCCCAAGAACATT
- the LOC135493930 gene encoding probable phospholipid-transporting ATPase IA isoform X3 — MADNPKKQDVENGNADVTEKDGIEMNVLSNANGTKRVGVDDVDNIKFTQMENVDQTSEETEGGQSVNQRVIYLNRAQRHKFCNNKISTAKYSFISFLPKFLFEQFRRYANIFFLFIALLQQIPNVSPTGRYTTAVPLLLILLVSAIKEIIEDFKRHKADTGVNKTEVQVIRDGSWEPLRWQDVCVGDIVKVVSGQFFPADLLLISSSEPQAMCYIETANLDGETNLKIRQGIKDTAGLLTHEDLTQLGGTVECELPHRHLYDFVGNIRPSGRMAFPVGPDQLLLRGAMLRNTGWVFGVVIYTGHETKLMLNSTAAPLKRSTVEKETNTQILLLFMILIILSLICTVASEVWTSKRWKTDWYLAFDELEPSNFGYNLLTFIILFNNLIPISLQVTLEVVKFIQAIFINWDSDMYDEVSDTPAMARTSNLNEELGQVKYIFSDKTGTLTRNVMEFRKCSVAGTVYGNNEESIADFNDDSLIASMMEKKPGAYAIRDFLTLMAICHTVVPEKTPDSDEIIYQASSPDEGALVKAAKKLGFNFTTRTPDNVTIEVMGKPETYQILNVLEFTSTRKRMGVVVRVPAGNIKLFIKGADTVIYDRLADKQQVEETTLQHLEEFATSGLRTLCLACAEISEEFYDDWRHTYYKASTSLQERERKLEEAAELIERNLTLLGATAIEDQLQEGVPESIANLAKADIKIWVLTGDKQETAINIGYSCKLITQSMPLLTINETSLDSTRETLRSRVNEFGDQLKKENEVALIIDGHTLKYALACDCRHDFLDIALSCKAVICCRVSPLQKAELVELVKSKVKAITLAIGDGANDVGMIQAAHVGVGISGMEGLQAACASDYAIAQFRFLNKLLLVHGAWSYIRLCKLILYSFYKNICLYVIELWFAIQSGFSGQILFERWTIGLYNVIFTATPPLAIGLFDRYCSSESRLRFPALYKASQNAELFNVRVFWMWIINSIYHSILLYWLTMLALRQDIAFENGKVGSYLFFGNFVYTYVIITVCLKAGLETNAWTWLSHLAIWGSIISWFIFLAIYSHVYPTFDLGPEMLGMDMYVFNCPIFWMALVLIPIACLVRDLAWKVVRRTLFKTLREEVQELEIKNQDPSKVVLQATKKRLRVLVYRASSLTETARLLKNVFSRSSSRLPQGQTEQQPRCDRGRSYPHDDGYAFSQEEHGVVSQAQVIRAYDSTKAKPEGL; from the exons AGTTCACCCAGATGGAAAATGTCGACCAGACATCAGAAGAAACCGAGGGAGGACAATCAGTGAACCAGCGCGTGATTTACCTCAACCGCGCCCAGCGACACAAGTTCTGTAATAACAAGATTAGCACTGCCAAATATAGCTTCATCTCGTTCTTGCCGAAATTCCTGTTTGAGCAGTTCCGCCGATACGCCAACATATTCTTCTTATTCATTGCTTTACTTCAG CAAATTCCCAATGTCTCCCCGACGGGACGCTACACAACAGCTGTGCCACTTCTACTTATCTTACTCGTCTCTGCCATCAAGGAAAttattgaagatttt AAAAGACACAAGGCAGACACTGGTGTGAATAAGACGGAGGTGCAAGTGATACGTGATGGGTCGTGGGAGCCACTCAGATGGCAGGACGTGTGTGTAGGTGATATTGTCAAGGTGGTCAGTGGACAGTTCTTCCCCGCAGATCTGCTGTTGATATCATCTAG TGAACCTCAGGCCATGTGTTACATCGAGACAGCCAACCTCGACGGAGAAACGAATCTTAAAATCCGCCAGGGAATAAAAGATACGGCCGGGTTGCTGACCCATGAGGATCTAACGCAGCTCGGTGGCACGGTGGAATGTGAACTTCCTCATAGACATCTGTACGACTTTGTCGGCAACATCAGGCCGTCTGGCAGAAT ggCATTCCCGGTTGGTCCAGATCAGTTATTACTACGAGGAGCAATGTTACGAAACACTGGCTGGGTGTTCGGGGTGGTCATCTACACAGGTCACGAGACGAAACTCATGTTGAACTCAACAGCTGCTCCACTAAAAAGATCAACAGTTGAAAAAGAGACTAATACACAG ATTCTGCTTCTCTTCATGATATTGATTATCCTGTCGTTGATCTGTACGGTGGCGAGTGAGGTGTGGACGAGTAAACGTTGGAAGACAGACTGGTACCTAGCCTTTGATG AATTAGAACCGAGTAACTTCGGCTACAACCTCCTGACGTTCATCATTCTCTTCAACAACCTCATCCCCATCTCTCTGCAAGTCACACTCGAGGTTGTTAAATTCATCCAAGCAATCTTCATCAACTGGGACagtgatatgtatgatgaggtGTCAGATACGCCCGCGATGGCTCGCACGTCTAATCTCAACGAGGAGTTAGGACAG GTCAAGTATATATTTTCCGACAAGACGGGAACTCTGACAAGAAACGTAATGGAGTTCAGGAAGTGCAGTGTAGCTGGCACCGTCTATGGGAACAATGAGGAAAGCATTGCTGACTTCAACGATGACTCACTCATCGCCAGCATGATGGAGAAGAAACCAGGCGCGTACGCCATCCGGGACTTCTTGACATTGATGGCAATATGTCATACGGTTGTACCAGAGAAAACGCCCGACTCAGATGAGATTATTTATCAAGCTTCATCACCAG ATGAAGGCGCTCTCGTCAAGGCTGCAAAAAAACTTGGCTTTAACTTCACGACGCGGACGCCGGATAACGTGACGATAGAAGTGATGGGTAAGCCGGAGACGTACCAGATTCTCAACGTGTTGGAGTTCACGAGTACGAGGAAGAGAATGGGTGTTGTCGTGCGGGTTCCCGCGGGAAACATCAAGCTATTCATCAAGGGAGCT GACACTGTCATATATGACCGTCTCGCAGACAAACAACAAGTAGAAGAGACCACGTTACAACACTTGGAAGAGTTTGCCACGTCTGGCTTGCGAACGCTTTGCCTGGCATGCGCCGAGATATCAGAGGAGTTCTATGATGATTGGAGACACACGTATTACAAGGCCAGCACCTCGTTACAGGAGCGGGAGAGAAAACTGGAGGAGGCTGCTGAGCTCATTGAGAGA AATCTGACATTGCTCGGTGCGACAGCTATAGAAGACCAGCTCCAAGAGGGTGTACCAGAGAGTATAGCGAACCTAGCCAAGGCCGATATCAAAATATGGGTACTTACCGGAGATAAACAGGAAACAGCCATAAATATAG GTTATTCATGTAAACTAATCACTCAATCCATGCCATTGCTGACCATCAATGAAACAAGCTTAGAC AGTACCAGAGAAACCTTACGAAGTCGTGTCAACGAGTTTGGAGATCAGTTGAAGAAAGAAAACGAGGTTGCTCTCATTATAGACGGCCAT ACGTTGAAATATGCGCTAGCCTGCGACTGCCGCCATGATTTCTTAGATATAGCCCTCTCATGTAAGGCAGTCATCTGTTGTAG AGTTTCTCCGTTACAAAAAGCTGAGTTAGTCGAACTGGTCAAAAGCAAAGTGAAGGCAATAACGCTAGCCATTGGTGATGGAGCGAATGATGTGGGTATGATCCAGGCAGCCCATGTGGGGGTTGGTATCAGTGGCATGGAGGGGCTGCAAGCTGCGTGTGCCTCAGACTATGCCATTGCACAG TTCCGTTTCCTGAACAAACTCCTTCTAGTCCATGGTGCCTGGAGCTATATCCGACTCTGCAAGCTAATCCTTTATTCGTTCTACAAGAACATTTGTCTGTACGTCATCGAGTTGTGGTTCGCCATTCAGAGTGGTTTCTCTGGACAGATTCTCTTTGAGAGATGGACGATAGGTTTATATAATGTG ATTTTTACTGCTACGCCGCCATTAGCGATCGGTCTCTTTGATAGATATTGCAGCTCAGAGAGTCGATTACGATTCCCGGCGCTATACAAAGCATCGCAGAACGCTGAGTTATTCAACGTGCGTGTGTTCTGGATGTGGATTATAAACTCTATATACCATTCCATATTATTGTACTGGTTGACCATGTTAGCTCTCAGGCAGG ATATTGCCTTTGAAAATGGTAAAGTTGGAAGCTACCTTTTCTTTGGAAACTTTGTTTACACA TACGTCATCATTACTGTGTGCCTGAAGGCAGGTCTCGAGACTAATGCGTGGACCTGG TTGTCTCACCTGGCGATCTGGGGCAGTATCATAAGTTGGTTCATCTTCCTAGCTATTTACAGTCATGTCTATCCCACGTTTGATCTGGGGCCAGAGATGTTGGGAATG GACATGTACGTGTTCAACTGCCCTATTTTCTGGATGGCGTTGGTGTTGATACCGATCGCGTGTTTAGTACGAGACTTAGCTTGGAAAGT AGTTCGACGAACACTTTTCAAAACGCTGCGAGAGGAAGTTCAGGAACTCGAGATAAAAAACCAGGATCCTTCCAAGGTGGTATTACAGGCAACAAAAAAGAG ATTAAGAGTTTTAGTATATCGTGCATCTTC ATTGACGGAGACTGCACGTCTGCTGAAGAATGTATTCAGCAGGTCGTCATCAAGACTTCCCCAGGGCCAAACGGAACAGCAACCTC GGTGTGACAGAGGCAGATCTTATCCTCATGATG
- the LOC135493930 gene encoding probable phospholipid-transporting ATPase IA isoform X1 → MADNPKKQDVENGNADVTEKDGIEMNVLSNANGTKRVGVDDVDNIKFTQMENVDQTSEETEGGQSVNQRVIYLNRAQRHKFCNNKISTAKYSFISFLPKFLFEQFRRYANIFFLFIALLQQIPNVSPTGRYTTAVPLLLILLVSAIKEIIEDFKRHKADTGVNKTEVQVIRDGSWEPLRWQDVCVGDIVKVVSGQFFPADLLLISSSEPQAMCYIETANLDGETNLKIRQGIKDTAGLLTHEDLTQLGGTVECELPHRHLYDFVGNIRPSGRMAFPVGPDQLLLRGAMLRNTGWVFGVVIYTGHETKLMLNSTAAPLKRSTVEKETNTQILLLFMILIILSLICTVASEVWTSKRWKTDWYLAFDELEPSNFGYNLLTFIILFNNLIPISLQVTLEVVKFIQAIFINWDSDMYDEVSDTPAMARTSNLNEELGQVKYIFSDKTGTLTRNVMEFRKCSVAGTVYGNNEESIADFNDDSLIASMMEKKPGAYAIRDFLTLMAICHTVVPEKTPDSDEIIYQASSPDEGALVKAAKKLGFNFTTRTPDNVTIEVMGKPETYQILNVLEFTSTRKRMGVVVRVPAGNIKLFIKGADTVIYDRLADKQQVEETTLQHLEEFATSGLRTLCLACAEISEEFYDDWRHTYYKASTSLQERERKLEEAAELIERNLTLLGATAIEDQLQEGVPESIANLAKADIKIWVLTGDKQETAINIGYSCKLITQSMPLLTINETSLDSTRETLRSRVNEFGDQLKKENEVALIIDGHTLKYALACDCRHDFLDIALSCKAVICCRVSPLQKAELVELVKSKVKAITLAIGDGANDVGMIQAAHVGVGISGMEGLQAACASDYAIAQFRFLNKLLLVHGAWSYIRLCKLILYSFYKNICLYVIELWFAIQSGFSGQILFERWTIGLYNVIFTATPPLAIGLFDRYCSSESRLRFPALYKASQNAELFNVRVFWMWIINSIYHSILLYWLTMLALRQDIAFENGKVGSYLFFGNFVYTYVIITVCLKAGLETNAWTWLSHLAIWGSIISWFIFLAIYSHVYPTFDLGPEMLGMDMYVFNCPIFWMALVLIPIACLVRDLAWKVVRRTLFKTLREEVQELEIKNQDPSKVVLQATKKRLRVLVYRASSLTETARLLKNVFSRSSSRLPQGQTEQQPLLVRYQNKSDCSISVIYSQEHYGYAFSQEEHGVVSQAQVIRAYDSTKAKPEGL, encoded by the exons AGTTCACCCAGATGGAAAATGTCGACCAGACATCAGAAGAAACCGAGGGAGGACAATCAGTGAACCAGCGCGTGATTTACCTCAACCGCGCCCAGCGACACAAGTTCTGTAATAACAAGATTAGCACTGCCAAATATAGCTTCATCTCGTTCTTGCCGAAATTCCTGTTTGAGCAGTTCCGCCGATACGCCAACATATTCTTCTTATTCATTGCTTTACTTCAG CAAATTCCCAATGTCTCCCCGACGGGACGCTACACAACAGCTGTGCCACTTCTACTTATCTTACTCGTCTCTGCCATCAAGGAAAttattgaagatttt AAAAGACACAAGGCAGACACTGGTGTGAATAAGACGGAGGTGCAAGTGATACGTGATGGGTCGTGGGAGCCACTCAGATGGCAGGACGTGTGTGTAGGTGATATTGTCAAGGTGGTCAGTGGACAGTTCTTCCCCGCAGATCTGCTGTTGATATCATCTAG TGAACCTCAGGCCATGTGTTACATCGAGACAGCCAACCTCGACGGAGAAACGAATCTTAAAATCCGCCAGGGAATAAAAGATACGGCCGGGTTGCTGACCCATGAGGATCTAACGCAGCTCGGTGGCACGGTGGAATGTGAACTTCCTCATAGACATCTGTACGACTTTGTCGGCAACATCAGGCCGTCTGGCAGAAT ggCATTCCCGGTTGGTCCAGATCAGTTATTACTACGAGGAGCAATGTTACGAAACACTGGCTGGGTGTTCGGGGTGGTCATCTACACAGGTCACGAGACGAAACTCATGTTGAACTCAACAGCTGCTCCACTAAAAAGATCAACAGTTGAAAAAGAGACTAATACACAG ATTCTGCTTCTCTTCATGATATTGATTATCCTGTCGTTGATCTGTACGGTGGCGAGTGAGGTGTGGACGAGTAAACGTTGGAAGACAGACTGGTACCTAGCCTTTGATG AATTAGAACCGAGTAACTTCGGCTACAACCTCCTGACGTTCATCATTCTCTTCAACAACCTCATCCCCATCTCTCTGCAAGTCACACTCGAGGTTGTTAAATTCATCCAAGCAATCTTCATCAACTGGGACagtgatatgtatgatgaggtGTCAGATACGCCCGCGATGGCTCGCACGTCTAATCTCAACGAGGAGTTAGGACAG GTCAAGTATATATTTTCCGACAAGACGGGAACTCTGACAAGAAACGTAATGGAGTTCAGGAAGTGCAGTGTAGCTGGCACCGTCTATGGGAACAATGAGGAAAGCATTGCTGACTTCAACGATGACTCACTCATCGCCAGCATGATGGAGAAGAAACCAGGCGCGTACGCCATCCGGGACTTCTTGACATTGATGGCAATATGTCATACGGTTGTACCAGAGAAAACGCCCGACTCAGATGAGATTATTTATCAAGCTTCATCACCAG ATGAAGGCGCTCTCGTCAAGGCTGCAAAAAAACTTGGCTTTAACTTCACGACGCGGACGCCGGATAACGTGACGATAGAAGTGATGGGTAAGCCGGAGACGTACCAGATTCTCAACGTGTTGGAGTTCACGAGTACGAGGAAGAGAATGGGTGTTGTCGTGCGGGTTCCCGCGGGAAACATCAAGCTATTCATCAAGGGAGCT GACACTGTCATATATGACCGTCTCGCAGACAAACAACAAGTAGAAGAGACCACGTTACAACACTTGGAAGAGTTTGCCACGTCTGGCTTGCGAACGCTTTGCCTGGCATGCGCCGAGATATCAGAGGAGTTCTATGATGATTGGAGACACACGTATTACAAGGCCAGCACCTCGTTACAGGAGCGGGAGAGAAAACTGGAGGAGGCTGCTGAGCTCATTGAGAGA AATCTGACATTGCTCGGTGCGACAGCTATAGAAGACCAGCTCCAAGAGGGTGTACCAGAGAGTATAGCGAACCTAGCCAAGGCCGATATCAAAATATGGGTACTTACCGGAGATAAACAGGAAACAGCCATAAATATAG GTTATTCATGTAAACTAATCACTCAATCCATGCCATTGCTGACCATCAATGAAACAAGCTTAGAC AGTACCAGAGAAACCTTACGAAGTCGTGTCAACGAGTTTGGAGATCAGTTGAAGAAAGAAAACGAGGTTGCTCTCATTATAGACGGCCAT ACGTTGAAATATGCGCTAGCCTGCGACTGCCGCCATGATTTCTTAGATATAGCCCTCTCATGTAAGGCAGTCATCTGTTGTAG AGTTTCTCCGTTACAAAAAGCTGAGTTAGTCGAACTGGTCAAAAGCAAAGTGAAGGCAATAACGCTAGCCATTGGTGATGGAGCGAATGATGTGGGTATGATCCAGGCAGCCCATGTGGGGGTTGGTATCAGTGGCATGGAGGGGCTGCAAGCTGCGTGTGCCTCAGACTATGCCATTGCACAG TTCCGTTTCCTGAACAAACTCCTTCTAGTCCATGGTGCCTGGAGCTATATCCGACTCTGCAAGCTAATCCTTTATTCGTTCTACAAGAACATTTGTCTGTACGTCATCGAGTTGTGGTTCGCCATTCAGAGTGGTTTCTCTGGACAGATTCTCTTTGAGAGATGGACGATAGGTTTATATAATGTG ATTTTTACTGCTACGCCGCCATTAGCGATCGGTCTCTTTGATAGATATTGCAGCTCAGAGAGTCGATTACGATTCCCGGCGCTATACAAAGCATCGCAGAACGCTGAGTTATTCAACGTGCGTGTGTTCTGGATGTGGATTATAAACTCTATATACCATTCCATATTATTGTACTGGTTGACCATGTTAGCTCTCAGGCAGG ATATTGCCTTTGAAAATGGTAAAGTTGGAAGCTACCTTTTCTTTGGAAACTTTGTTTACACA TACGTCATCATTACTGTGTGCCTGAAGGCAGGTCTCGAGACTAATGCGTGGACCTGG TTGTCTCACCTGGCGATCTGGGGCAGTATCATAAGTTGGTTCATCTTCCTAGCTATTTACAGTCATGTCTATCCCACGTTTGATCTGGGGCCAGAGATGTTGGGAATG GACATGTACGTGTTCAACTGCCCTATTTTCTGGATGGCGTTGGTGTTGATACCGATCGCGTGTTTAGTACGAGACTTAGCTTGGAAAGT AGTTCGACGAACACTTTTCAAAACGCTGCGAGAGGAAGTTCAGGAACTCGAGATAAAAAACCAGGATCCTTCCAAGGTGGTATTACAGGCAACAAAAAAGAG ATTAAGAGTTTTAGTATATCGTGCATCTTC ATTGACGGAGACTGCACGTCTGCTGAAGAATGTATTCAGCAGGTCGTCATCAAGACTTCCCCAGGGCCAAACGGAACAGCAACCTC TTTTAGTGCGATATCAGAACAAGTCTGACTGCAGTATCTCTGTGATCTATTCCCAAGAACATT